In Harpia harpyja isolate bHarHar1 chromosome 12, bHarHar1 primary haplotype, whole genome shotgun sequence, a single window of DNA contains:
- the LOC128149525 gene encoding LOW QUALITY PROTEIN: 3 beta-hydroxysteroid dehydrogenase type 7-like (The sequence of the model RefSeq protein was modified relative to this genomic sequence to represent the inferred CDS: substituted 3 bases at 3 genomic stop codons) encodes MLGSWQQPSLYSSTTKTSSEMDTAWVYLVTGRCGFIGEKIAELLSQQDYIKEVRVFDSAAREVEEKFTTATTHVTVMKGDIXDYNLLLAAMQGVHVVIHTAAIVDYRNSVPFWEMRAGSVGGTENVSRACCVLNIPYVVYTSSMAAVGPNTSHKPMFRGNEDTKYSGEVELPYGKTKAMAEKLVFEANGKKLSNSGKLTTCIIRANTVYGEKATFLQELYSLARARNGVLKYLEPENTECNXTYMGNIARMHVLAARNLQLKPDLLAGQVYYSYDDTPTRKAFLIRHQLLSSMDPSGRLGSHIPYWKMWLVIQLHRITKVIXYPFWKPQPFLNLPLLNMIVTIFSYKTDKASRHFGYKPLSTWKESKHRSARWLKAAAGNLEPPQLHEKKN; translated from the exons ATGTTAGGATCTTGGCAGCAACCTTCTCTCTACTCCTCAACCACaaaaacatcttcagaaatgGATACAGCCTGGGTGTACCTGGTGACAGGACGATGTGGTTTTATTGGGGAGAAGATCGCAGAGCTGTTGTCTCAACAAGACTACATCAAAGAAGTCAGAGTTTTTGATTCAGCAGCaagagaagtagaagaaaaattcaCCACAG ctacCACTCATGTGACAGTGATGAAAGGAGACATTTGAGACTACAATCTGCTCCTTGCTGCCATGCAGGGAGTTCACGTGGTTATTCACACAGCTGCTATTGTGGACTACAGAAACAGTGTGCCCTTTTGGGAAATGAGAGCTGGCAGCGTTGGGG GTACTGAAAATGTGTCAAGGGCCTGCTGTGTCCTGAACATCCCATATGTTGTTTACACAAGCTCCATGGCTGCAGTGGGACCCAATACATCGCATAAGCCCATGTTCAG AGGAAATGAGGACACCAAATACAGCGGGGAAGTGGAGCTGCCTTATGGGAAGACAAAGGCCATGGCAGAAAAACTTGTATTTGAAGCCAATGGAAAAAAG CTGAGCAACAGTGGCAAACTCACAACCTGCATCATCCGTGCAAACACAGTGTATGGGGAGAAAGCAACATTTCTTCAAGAGTTGTATTCTCTTGCCAGAGCCAGGAATGGTGTGTTGAAATACCTGGAGCCTGAAAACACAGAGTGTAATTAGACATACATGG GGAACATTGCACGGATGCATGTTCTTGCAGCAAGGAACTTGCAGCTGAAACCCGACTTACTCGCAGGACAAGTGTATTATTCCTACGATGACACTccaacaagaaaagcttttctgATCAGGCATCAGCTGTTGTCCTCTATGGACCCCTCAGGGAGACTAGGCTCACACATCCCTTACTGGAAGATGTGGTTAGTGATACAATTGCACAGGATAACCAAGGTCATCTAGTACCCTTTCTGGAAGCCACAGCCTTTCCTAAACTTGCCTTTACTGAACATGATAGTCACCATCTTCTCCTACAAGACAGACAAAGCCTCCAGGCACTTTGGGTACAAACCTCTCTCCACCTGGAAAGAGAGCAAGCACAGATCTGCACGGTGGTTGAAAGCAGCTGCAGGGAACCTGGAACCCCCCCAACTTCATGAAAAGAAGAACTAA